The following DNA comes from Prosthecobacter algae.
CCAATCCCGCGCGAACCGATTGGCGCCTGTCATGCATCAGTTCACGGAGGTAGCCGCGTGGATCTTCGCCACGTTTGGGGCCCAGCATCATGCCGCTCCAGCGGTGGATGGTGCTGCCACCAATGTTGAGCGCCGCGATGCCGGTGGAGGCAGTGATCGCCACGGCCTCGTCCTCAGCGTCGATCTCGTTGCGCAACAAGGTGCTCTTGCCTGTCCCAGCCTGGCCGGTGAGCAGGACATTGCGGCCCTGCTTCACCAGCCGATGAAACCTCTCGGCAGTTGGATCAAAGCTCATGAGAGGTGTGGGTGAAGAATCCAGCCCAGGGCGAGCCCAAGCAGGAAGGTGATCCAGGGCCACGACCCGTGAGGCCGACGGCGATGGGTGGAGGTCAACGGGCGTCGCTCATCGAGCAGTGTCATCAGGGTGGGCATGGGCTTGTCGGGTGAAAGGTTCATGCGCTGAGGACCGGCTCGGCGGGTTGCGGGCGGTAGCCCTTGATGAAGCACCACAGTTCGCGGGCATTGTTAAAGGCCTGCCAGAGCGACTCGTGATCCTCACGGGGCCAGACCTTCACCTGTACGGGCGTGGGTTCGACGGAGTTGATCACCACCGAGGCGATGTCCTCCAATCGACGCGAGCATTCACCGGCGCTGTTGAGCGCCTTGAAGTAGGCCATCAATTGCAGCGGCCAGGTTTCATAGTAGCTGGCCTGATACACGCCCTTCTTGTCGGGCTTCATCTTCTGCGTCTTGAAATCAATGACCGCCCAGGTGCCCGTGCTTTTGAGCTTGGCCACGAGGTCGATGCGACCGGCGAATCCGAACTGCGAATGCACCGCCACGGTTTCGACCAGACCGATGCGTTCGACGTGCTCGTCGATCCACAGCTTCACTGGTGCGAACAGGCGCAGGATGTCAGGATTTTCCGGGGACTCGCCGGTTTGTAGATAGACCTCAATGGCGGCGTGAACAGAGCTGCCGAGATCAGCGGCGGAGCGGACCTGCTCGCCCATGTCTTCGACGACACGGCGGGCAAAGGCATCGAGGGGCTCGTCCTCACGCTTTGGCAACGTGAGAGCGGCAAGGATGGCCTGCTCCTGCTTCCAGCCTTCAAGGCCGGGTTTGGCGAGAACGCCGAGGACATTGGTGACGGAGGGCAGCGCATTGACCTTGCGGGCGTCACGCAGGGTGACGGAACGCAGGCCGTTGCCATCGGCCCGGACCACCTCGTGATACGGGGTGCCGTCTGGCAAATACCAGTGGGAGGGAGATTCGCGTTGAATGAGGATCATGGGATCGGATTCGGGAGGAGGATTGATCTCAGTAGGGGATGTTCTCGGAAGCCTCTGCCGGCTTGGCGAAGCCGAACTCGGCAGCCGCCTGCTCCACGGCGAACATGAGGTCGCGATCCGCCTTCAGTGGCTTGGCGAGCGCTTTGGCGATGGGCAGCCAGTTGTCGTAGAGCCCACGCACCGCAGCCTGATCGAGTTCGCAGATGTCCAGCCCTTGATGCTTGCCGACGTGAACTTTGGTGAAGTGCCAGTCATCCGCAGCTTGCGTAGCATCAGACGCGGGTTGGCTGACCCGGTTGTAGGAGGTGTCTTTGTCCTGGCGATCCTTGACCCGGATGTATTTGCCAGAAGGGGCCATGGTGCTGCCGGACTTGTCGGGACGGATCAGGCCGATGTTGGCATAGGTTTCGCCATTGCGTCCCTCCGTGTGGACGATGACGAGCTGAGCCATGCGACCGATGAGCGTGTCGGTGTCGAACTCCTTCTGCTCGGCGGCAGTGAGATCACGACCGAACCACTGTTTGAGGAAAGCCCGCAGTGCCGCCTTCTCACCAAGGCTGGTGGTGAAGCCGCGCGACCAGACCAGATAGGGCCGGCCGTCCTCGCGGAGTTGGGTGGTTTCAAAAACGAGACGGAACTGTTCCTTGGGACCGTAGTCGGTTTGCACAGTTTTGGGTGGAGTGACATCCACACAGACGGCGAGGCCGTTATATTCAGGATGAGTGTCGAAGGGTTTGTTGGCTTGAGTGCTGAGTTTCATAGTATGAGTTGGATGGTGTTTGCGCCGCGAAGGGCGTGGTGGAGTCATCACCTGCCGACCGGTCTCATCGCCACGGACGTCAACTGGGAGGCGGCAAACTCATCTGGACTTCCAGGTCGGTATCATGGCCGGGCATTGATACCGGTATCAGGCCACCGGCTGGAGTTTGATACTGATGCAGTTCCCGGTGGATGCGTGCATCTCCATGCGATTATCTGCATCACCATGAAACCCCACCGCATCCACTCCATCAGCATCATCGGCGGATTCCTCGACGGCGTTCACCTCGAATTTGATACCGGTCTGAACTGCATCATTGGTGCCCGAGGCACCGGGAAAACCACGATTTTGGAACTCGTTCGCTACGTTCTGGATGAACTTCCACGCGCCGAAACCTCAGCATCCGCCCGCAAGCGCGTCGATTCCTTGATTGAGGCCAATCTCGATGGTGGTCGCGTCGAGATGCTGATCGAAACCACAGATGGACTCCGCTATATCATCACACGGTCTGTCGGAGATGATCCCATCGTCATGAACGAAGCCCGCGAAGCGACCGCACTGTCGGTGAAGAGTTTCGATTTCTTCCGTGCTGACATCTTCAGTCAAAACGAGGTGGAAACGATTGCAGATACCAAGCGGTTCCAGCGTGATCTCATCGACACGTTCAGCCTCGCGGAGATCAATGAATTCAATCAAAAGATTGAGGACGTGCAGCATCAGGTTCGCAACCTTGCCCGCAGCGAGGAACCCCTTCAGGTCAAACTGAATGAATGCCAGGAGGGCCTCAAGCAACTGCCCATGATTGAGGAAAAGCTCAAAGCGCTGGTCGGTGAGTCAAAGGACAGTGAGGCGGAAGCTGTGAATCAGGCACACGAGGCCAAAGCGCGTCGTGACCGGGAGACGCGGGCTGTTGCCACCGCGCGGCAGGTGCTGCAATCCATGAAAAATGATGTGGAGCCGCTGGTTGGCCGTTTAAAGAACCAACTTAACCAATGCCTGACGCCTGTCTTGGGTGCTGGTGCCAATAAAGAACTTCTCTCCGCGCTGGTCAGTGGCATGAGGCCATGTGTCACTGGAACGGACGCCGAACTCAACAAAGTTGTGGCACATCTCGACAGTGCCCTTTCAGAACTTGGACAACGTGAGCAGGAACTGCGAGAAGCACATGTCGTTCAAGACATCGAGTTTCGCACGTTGATCGAAAAACATAAGGAGCATCAGGCGCAGTCGGCTGAGCGGGTAACCCTTGAGCGTCGCCGCAATCAGCTTGAGGAAATGAAGCAGCAGTCGGCCCTGACTTCAGACAAGCTCAGCAAGCTTGGCA
Coding sequences within:
- a CDS encoding AAA family ATPase encodes the protein MSWMVFAPRRAWWSHHLPTGLIATDVNWEAANSSGLPGRYHGRALIPVSGHRLEFDTDAVPGGCVHLHAIICITMKPHRIHSISIIGGFLDGVHLEFDTGLNCIIGARGTGKTTILELVRYVLDELPRAETSASARKRVDSLIEANLDGGRVEMLIETTDGLRYIITRSVGDDPIVMNEAREATALSVKSFDFFRADIFSQNEVETIADTKRFQRDLIDTFSLAEINEFNQKIEDVQHQVRNLARSEEPLQVKLNECQEGLKQLPMIEEKLKALVGESKDSEAEAVNQAHEAKARRDRETRAVATARQVLQSMKNDVEPLVGRLKNQLNQCLTPVLGAGANKELLSALVSGMRPCVTGTDAELNKVVAHLDSALSELGQREQELREAHVVQDIEFRTLIEKHKEHQAQSAERVTLERRRNQLEEMKQQSALTSDKLSKLGSERSKLLDQLSNLRDARFAVRAQIAERLTSELGPTIRVSISQDGETESYQKLIEEKLRGQGVQQGIVAQRLATRIPPSTLADIIRRSDETTLMVDAELNSNQAKRVISIFGTLENLALLETVDLDDAPTIELKDGAGYKDSVCLSTGQKCTTILPILLMESVNPLLIDQPEDNLDNRFVFETIVRSIQRVKKVRQLIFVTHNPNIPVLGDADMVIVMESDGEHGRSTVSGTVDHCEKPIVNLLEGGADAFRQRGNRYKLTP
- a CDS encoding phage replication initiation protein, NGO0469 family yields the protein MKLSTQANKPFDTHPEYNGLAVCVDVTPPKTVQTDYGPKEQFRLVFETTQLREDGRPYLVWSRGFTTSLGEKAALRAFLKQWFGRDLTAAEQKEFDTDTLIGRMAQLVIVHTEGRNGETYANIGLIRPDKSGSTMAPSGKYIRVKDRQDKDTSYNRVSQPASDATQAADDWHFTKVHVGKHQGLDICELDQAAVRGLYDNWLPIAKALAKPLKADRDLMFAVEQAAAEFGFAKPAEASENIPY
- a CDS encoding PD-(D/E)XK nuclease family protein, whose amino-acid sequence is MILIQRESPSHWYLPDGTPYHEVVRADGNGLRSVTLRDARKVNALPSVTNVLGVLAKPGLEGWKQEQAILAALTLPKREDEPLDAFARRVVEDMGEQVRSAADLGSSVHAAIEVYLQTGESPENPDILRLFAPVKLWIDEHVERIGLVETVAVHSQFGFAGRIDLVAKLKSTGTWAVIDFKTQKMKPDKKGVYQASYYETWPLQLMAYFKALNSAGECSRRLEDIASVVINSVEPTPVQVKVWPREDHESLWQAFNNARELWCFIKGYRPQPAEPVLSA